One genomic segment of Hordeum vulgare subsp. vulgare chromosome 2H, MorexV3_pseudomolecules_assembly, whole genome shotgun sequence includes these proteins:
- the LOC123427332 gene encoding L-type lectin-domain containing receptor kinase SIT2-like yields MGPHRLLLLLLPVLLLGAHGFGRGAAQAADQFAYNGFARANLTLDGMAAVAPNGLLALSNGTSQAAGHAFHPTPLRMRNGAVQSFSVAFVFAIVSNFTVLSDNGMAFVVAPSTRLSTFNAGQYLGILNVTDNGKPDNGVFAVELDTMLNPEFQDMNSNHVGVDLNSLRSVQNHSAGWYDDATGVFNNLSLISRQPMQVWVDYDGATTRLDVAMAPLDVPRPRKPLISAPVNLSAVVTDTAYVGFSAATGVIFTRHYVLGWSFALNGPAPPLDTSKLPSLPRFGPKPRSKVLEIVLPIATAAFVLVLAIAFFMFVRTRIRYAEVREDWEVEFGPHRFAYKELYKATKGFKNRQLLGTGGFGRVYKGVLPKSNLEIAVKRVSHDSKQGMKEFIAEVVSLGHLRHRNLVQLLGYCRRQGELLLVYDCMPNGSLDKYLHDKAKPVLGWSQRFQIIRGVASGLLYLHEDWDKIVIHRDIKASNVLLDADMNGRLGDFGLARLYDHGVDPQTTHVVGTMGYLAPELVRTGKATPVTDVFAFGVFVLEVTCGRRPLGCIAADDQNVLLDWVQEHERRHAGLDTVDPRLCGKYDADEARLAIKLGLMCAHPLPDARPGMRQVTQYLEGEVAMPEVVPTFLSYTTLALMQNDGFDSFAMSFPSTVTTDASPTSGDVSAVSGLSGGR; encoded by the coding sequence ATGGGCCCTcaccgccttctcctcctcctcctcccagtcctcctcctcggtgcCCATGGCTTCGGCCGTGGCGCCGCGCAGGCGGCCGACCAGTTCGCCTACAACGGCTTCGCGCGCGCCAACCTCACCCTCGACGGCATGGCCGCCGTGGCGCCCAACGGCCTGCTGGCGCTCAGCAACGGGACGAGCCAGGCGGCCGGCCACGCGTTCCACCCGACGCCGCTCCGCATGCGCAACGGCGCCGTGCAGTCCTTCTCGGTCGCCTTCGTCTTCGCCATCGTCTCCAACTTCACCGTGCTCAGCGACAACGGCATGGCGTTCGTGGTCGCGCCCAGCACCAGGCTCTCCACCTTCAACGCCGGCCAGTACCTCGGCATCCTCAACGTCACCGACAACGGCAAGCCCGACAACGGCGTCTTCGCCGTCGAGCTCGACACCATGCTCAACCCGGAGTTCCAGGACATGAACAGCAACCACGTCGGCGTCGACCTCAACAGCCTGCGCTCCGTGCAGAACCACTCCGCCGGCTGGTACGACGACGCCACGGGCGTGTTCAACAACCTCAGCCTCATCAGCCGCCAGCCCATGCAGGTCTGGGTGGACTACGACGGCGCCACCACCCGGCTCGACGTCGCCATGGCGCCGCTCGACGTGCCCAGGCCCAGGAAGCCCCTCATCTCCGCGCCAGTCAACCTCTCGGCGGTCGTCACCGACACGGCGTACGTCGGGTTCTCGGCGGCCACGGGCGTCATCTTCACGCGCCACTACGTTCTCGGCTGGAGCTTCGCGCTCAACGGCCCGGCGCCGCCGCTCGACACCTCGAAGCTCCCGTCGCTGCCGCGGTTCGGCCCCAAGCCACGGTCCAAGGTGCTGGAGATCGTGCTCCCGATCGCCACCGCGGCGTTCGTCCTCGTGCTGGCCATCGCCTTCTTCATGTTCGTGCGCACGCGGATCAGGTACGCGGAGGTGCGCGAGGACTGGGAGGTGGAGTTCGGGCCGCACCGCTTCGCGTACAAGGAGCTGTACAAGGCCACCAAGGGGTTCAAGAACCGGCAGCTGCTGGGCACCGGCGGCTTCGGCAGGGTGTACAAGGGCGTGCTCCCAAAGTCCAACCTCGAGATCGCGGTGAAGCGGGTGTCGCACGACTCCAAGCAGGGCATGAAGGAGTTCATCGCCGAGGTGGTCAGCCTTGGCCACCTCCGGCACCGGAACCTGGTGCAGCTGCTCGGCTACTGCCGCCGGCAGGGGGAGCTCCTCCTGGTGTACGACTGCATGCCCAACGGCAGCCTCGACAAGTACCTGCACGACAAGGCCAAGCCCGTCCTCGGCTGGAGCCAGAGGTTCCAGATCATCAGGGGCGTCGCGTCCGGCCTGCTGTACCTCCACGAGGACTGGGACAAGATCGTGATCCACCGGGACATCAAAGCCAGCAACGTGCTGCTGGACGCCGACATGAACGGCCGGCTGGGCGACTTCGGGCTGGCGCGGCTGTACGACCACGGCGTGGACCCGCAGACGACGCACGTCGTGGGCACCATGGGGTACCTGGCGCCGGAGCTGGTGCGCACGGGGAAGGCGACGCCGGTGACGGACGTGTTCGCCTTCGGCGTGTTCGTGCTGGAGGTGACCTGCGGGCGCCGCCCGCTGGGGTGCATCGCCGCCGACGACCAGAACGTGCTGCTGGACTGGGTGCAGGAGCACGAGCGCAGGCACGCCGGGCTGGACACGGTGGACCCGCGGCTGTGCGGCAAGTACGACGCCGACGAGGCGAGGCTGGCGATCAAGCTGGGGCTCATGTGCGCGCACCCGCTGCCGGACGCGCGGCCCGGGATGCGGCAGGTGACGCAGTACCTGGAGGGCGAGGTGGCCATGCCGGAGGTCGTGCCGACGTTCCTCAGCTATACCACGCTGGCGCTGATGCAGAACGACGGGTTCGACTCGTTCGCCATGTCCTTCCCGTCCACGGTCACCACGGACGCCAGCCCCACCTCCGGCGACGTCTCGGCCGTCTCCGGCCTCTCGGGTGGAAGGTGA